CTTGGGAGAGAGATTAGGTGAACGGTGGAGCGTTTGTGGAACTGAAGCAAATCAGGATCATCATAGTAACGTTCCCATCCCAGTGAACTCAGCTTGTGCTCCAACACTGCGTAGGAAGTGATGATTTCATTGCTTGCAGAGTGAACCAGCACCTTCCGCTCAGAGCTAGGGTTCTCCACTAGCCTCACCACACCTTTGTTGAAAACCCAAACCCCAGACATTCTTTGACtcaaacaacaacaa
This Vigna angularis cultivar LongXiaoDou No.4 chromosome 4, ASM1680809v1, whole genome shotgun sequence DNA region includes the following protein-coding sequences:
- the LOC108321109 gene encoding flowering-promoting factor 1-like protein 3, coding for MSGVWVFNKGVVRLVENPSSERKVLVHSASNEIITSYAVLEHKLSSLGWERYYDDPDLLQFHKRSTVHLISLPRDFNRFRSMHMYDIVVKNKNYFEVRDM